The Tenacibaculum jejuense genome includes a window with the following:
- the mgtE gene encoding magnesium transporter — MAIEITKELLDNVSNLIANQKDTALLNLFTDVHHADIAEVLDELTFDDAVYIIRLLDSETTSEVLMDVDDDVREKVLEQLSAKEIAEEIDELDTDDAADVIAELPEERKEAVMQQIEDEEHAKEIVELLRFDENSAGGLMAKELVKVNENWSVLGCVTKMREQAAEVTRVHSIYVVDDSGKLKGRLSLKDVLMASTKSKIADIYIPRVDFVNVHDTAEDVANKMRKYDLEAIPVVDELGTLVGRITIDDIVDVIKEEADKDYQLAAGITQDVEADDTILELTRARLPWLFLGLLGGIGAFLIMKNFEHTFKENAVLFFFTPLIAAMAGNVGVQSSAIIVQGLANDDVKGSVNKRLIKEMLLATLNGIALAIVLFLFVYFSDADNDLRISLAVSVSLVAVIIVAGLIGTFIPLFLDKRGIDPAIATGPFITTSNDIFGILIYFTIAKIILGY, encoded by the coding sequence ATGGCGATAGAAATAACGAAAGAACTTCTTGATAACGTTTCCAACTTAATTGCAAATCAAAAAGATACTGCACTTTTAAATCTTTTTACTGATGTACACCATGCTGATATCGCTGAAGTTTTAGATGAATTAACTTTTGATGATGCCGTATACATTATTCGTTTATTAGATAGCGAAACTACATCCGAAGTTTTAATGGATGTAGATGATGATGTTCGTGAAAAAGTTTTAGAACAATTATCTGCAAAAGAAATTGCAGAAGAAATTGACGAACTAGATACCGATGACGCTGCAGACGTAATTGCTGAACTTCCTGAAGAAAGAAAGGAAGCTGTAATGCAACAAATTGAAGATGAAGAACATGCTAAAGAAATTGTTGAACTTCTTCGCTTCGATGAAAATTCTGCGGGTGGACTCATGGCAAAAGAGCTTGTTAAAGTAAATGAAAACTGGTCTGTTTTAGGCTGTGTAACCAAAATGCGAGAACAGGCTGCAGAAGTTACCAGAGTACATTCAATTTATGTGGTAGATGATAGCGGAAAACTTAAAGGTCGTTTGTCATTAAAAGATGTATTAATGGCTTCTACCAAATCAAAAATTGCCGACATTTATATTCCTCGAGTTGACTTTGTAAATGTTCATGATACTGCCGAAGATGTAGCAAATAAAATGCGTAAATACGATTTAGAAGCTATTCCTGTTGTTGATGAATTAGGAACACTTGTCGGTAGAATTACCATAGATGATATTGTTGATGTAATTAAAGAAGAAGCAGATAAAGATTATCAATTAGCTGCCGGTATTACACAAGATGTTGAAGCCGATGATACCATTTTAGAATTAACAAGAGCTCGTTTACCTTGGTTATTCTTAGGATTATTGGGTGGAATAGGAGCTTTTTTAATCATGAAAAATTTCGAACATACATTTAAAGAGAATGCAGTGTTATTTTTCTTCACTCCATTAATTGCTGCGATGGCTGGAAATGTAGGAGTTCAATCTTCAGCAATTATTGTTCAAGGTTTAGCAAACGACGATGTTAAAGGAAGCGTGAATAAACGATTGATAAAAGAGATGTTGTTAGCTACACTAAACGGAATAGCTTTAGCCATAGTTTTATTCTTGTTTGTTTATTTTTCTGATGCTGATAACGATTTAAGAATCTCTCTTGCCGTATCTGTATCGTTAGTAGCTGTAATTATTGTAGCTGGACTTATCGGTACATTTATTCCTTTATTCTTAGATAAAAGAGGAATTGATCCTGCGATAGCAACTGGACCGTTTATCACCACTAGTAATGATATTTTTGGAATCTTAATTTACTTTACGATTGCTAAAATAATTTTA
- the rsmA gene encoding 16S rRNA (adenine(1518)-N(6)/adenine(1519)-N(6))-dimethyltransferase RsmA has protein sequence MSVRAKKHLGQHFLTDENIANKIADSLTETGYDQVLEIGPGMGVLTKHILRKRKFKVTVMELDSESVKYLHEVFPVEHIKLDTSKENFNIIEGDFLKQDLNTIFQGKEIAIIGNFPYNISSQIVFKAIENRHIVPEFSGMFQKEVAQRIAEKKGSKAYGILSVLAQAFYDVEYLFTVPPTVFNPPPRVNSGVIRMIRKKDYTLPVDEKLFFRVVKTAFNQRRKMLRSSLKSMNLSVTLKEDPIFAMRPEQLSVQEFIELTDKIASHGDRNNERTS, from the coding sequence ATGAGCGTTAGAGCAAAAAAACACCTAGGACAGCACTTTTTAACTGATGAAAATATCGCTAATAAAATTGCAGATTCTTTAACTGAAACTGGTTACGACCAAGTATTAGAAATTGGACCTGGAATGGGTGTACTTACCAAACACATACTTCGTAAGAGAAAATTTAAAGTTACTGTCATGGAACTGGATAGTGAATCTGTAAAATATTTACATGAAGTTTTTCCAGTAGAACATATAAAACTCGATACCTCTAAAGAGAATTTTAATATAATTGAAGGTGATTTTTTAAAGCAAGACCTGAATACCATTTTCCAAGGAAAAGAAATTGCGATAATAGGTAACTTTCCTTACAATATTTCATCACAAATCGTTTTTAAAGCAATAGAAAACAGACATATTGTTCCTGAGTTTTCTGGAATGTTTCAAAAAGAAGTTGCACAACGTATTGCAGAAAAAAAAGGAAGTAAAGCCTATGGAATTTTATCAGTATTAGCACAAGCTTTTTATGATGTTGAATACTTATTTACTGTTCCTCCTACCGTTTTTAATCCACCACCAAGGGTAAACTCAGGAGTAATACGTATGATTCGAAAAAAGGATTATACATTACCTGTAGATGAAAAACTTTTTTTCCGTGTTGTAAAGACAGCTTTCAACCAAAGAAGAAAAATGTTACGTAGTAGTTTAAAATCCATGAATCTTTCGGTTACCTTAAAAGAAGACCCTATATTTGCCATGCGTCCCGAACAATTATCGGTACAAGAGTTTATAGAATTGACGGATAAAATTGCAAGTCATGGCGATAGAAATAACGAAAGAACTTCTTGA
- a CDS encoding M23 family metallopeptidase has translation MRKILLYFITLITISFSCSNSKKKKQQIVITKDTITLIKSYKDTIPKEFIAVHFDFPVSKPNAKGYYNAQKFQKNYHLGDDWNAVTGGNTDLGDPIYTIANGFVKESKDYAGGWGNVIRILHFLPNNKIVESLYAHCDTLLVKKHQWVKRGTKIGTIGTANGTYYAHLHFEIREDISLPLGPGYSQDTKGYLDPTEFIKNHRIIEDER, from the coding sequence ATGAGAAAGATACTTTTATACTTTATTACCCTTATTACCATCTCCTTTTCTTGCTCTAATTCAAAAAAGAAAAAACAACAAATTGTTATAACAAAAGACACTATAACTCTTATTAAATCGTATAAAGACACTATTCCTAAAGAATTTATAGCTGTACATTTTGATTTTCCTGTAAGTAAACCCAATGCTAAAGGATATTATAATGCTCAGAAGTTTCAAAAGAACTATCATTTAGGTGATGATTGGAATGCTGTAACCGGTGGAAACACAGATTTAGGTGATCCTATTTATACTATTGCAAATGGTTTTGTAAAAGAGAGTAAAGACTATGCTGGTGGATGGGGAAATGTTATTCGTATTTTACATTTTCTACCAAATAATAAAATTGTAGAGTCACTATATGCACATTGCGATACCTTACTAGTAAAGAAACACCAATGGGTTAAAAGAGGTACAAAAATTGGAACCATCGGAACTGCTAATGGAACATATTATGCACATTTGCATTTCGAAATAAGAGAAGATATTAGCTTACCTTTGGGGCCAGGATATTCTCAAGACACAAAAGGATATCTTGACCCAACAGAGTTTATTAAAAATCACAGAATTATAGAAGATGAGCGTTAG
- a CDS encoding FEKKY domain-containing protein yields the protein MRYRFIYILFIFNFFFSFSQKKNFYISGQAKIIIGNDTLPCNELSLKLKNKHTYAYTDSLGYFEFKNLKKGKYVLEMIYNTASKNKFEVNIVDKSIKNFDIVFNSNCEFTSITAEKDIQENNIRLLITGGIAPIYHRDQHLAEKKYSFKYYDFGCVIEDFKCIDQYNKTIFEYFDKKYSEKWRKEVRDDIYGLKN from the coding sequence ATGCGCTACAGATTTATTTACATATTATTCATTTTTAATTTCTTTTTCTCTTTTTCTCAAAAAAAGAACTTTTACATAAGCGGACAAGCTAAAATAATTATAGGAAATGATACCTTACCATGTAATGAGTTATCTCTAAAACTGAAAAACAAGCACACTTATGCTTACACCGATAGTCTTGGTTATTTTGAATTTAAAAATTTAAAAAAAGGCAAATATGTTCTTGAAATGATCTATAATACTGCTTCAAAGAATAAGTTTGAAGTGAATATAGTCGATAAATCAATCAAAAATTTTGATATTGTATTTAATTCTAATTGTGAATTTACCAGTATTACTGCTGAGAAAGATATTCAAGAAAACAACATTAGACTATTAATTACTGGAGGAATTGCTCCAATTTATCATAGAGATCAACATTTGGCAGAGAAAAAATATAGTTTTAAATATTATGATTTTGGATGTGTTATAGAAGATTTTAAATGTATAGATCAATACAACAAAACAATTTTTGAGTACTTCGACAAGAAATATAGTGAAAAGTGGAGAAAGGAAGTAAGAGATGATATATATGGTTTAAAAAATTAG
- a CDS encoding DUF4286 family protein, with protein MYIYNVTINIDESVHKEWLHWIQSHIPEVLATGRFTSAKMTQVLVEEEMGGITYSIQYTAPTREDLDNYYKYDAEKLRSDGMKKFADKMLAFRTELKVIKEFFPKVASN; from the coding sequence ATGTACATATATAACGTTACAATCAATATTGATGAAAGTGTTCACAAAGAATGGTTACACTGGATACAATCACATATCCCAGAAGTATTAGCTACTGGAAGATTCACTAGTGCTAAAATGACGCAAGTTTTAGTAGAAGAAGAAATGGGTGGAATCACATATTCTATTCAATATACAGCACCAACAAGAGAAGACTTAGACAACTATTACAAATATGATGCTGAAAAATTACGTTCTGACGGAATGAAAAAATTCGCAGATAAAATGCTAGCTTTCAGAACAGAATTGAAAGTAATTAAGGAGTTTTTCCCGAAAGTAGCTAGTAATTAA
- a CDS encoding tetratricopeptide repeat protein: MKIRIFLLITLVSNIFIHAQSNNFALAENYFRNNEFEKATQIYKELVNKSPYNTTYLKRLISCYQETDQFKIATDLLNTKIKQRPSLTFLNVIIGYNYERQQQTDLAEKFYKKAIKSISKKSGYGGTIANLFKGYNKLDLAIEAYKKASESNKNLHYEFQIAQIHGEKGDFALMFDEYINFLDHNENYLNTIKSFTAKYITDDSENENNILFKKTLLRKSASNPKNIWNDLLSWLFITQKEYGKALIQNKALYQRDNDKLIKIYDLGEIAFENKDYETAKKCFDFTIEKSNYAEDKFSAILMNLKIAIATNAENIETEFQNVFKEFGVNRNTFSIQVAYADYLTFEKNEPEEAKKVLEKALSFSENRYQKANVKLKLADVLVYQNTFNKALIYFSQVQSQFKNHELGQKARYKVAQTSYFKGDFKWAKAQLKVLKGSTSQLIANDAADLFLIISDNQPKDSLPSGLASYAKADLLAYQNKNDEAMNLLDGVISEFKGQPIEDEALFKKAELFTKKKKFDEAILAYAKILEIDQKGILADDVYYNVAELYNNELNNPEKAKEYYQKIIFDYPSSIYLVDARKKFRKLRGDTI, from the coding sequence ATGAAGATTCGTATATTTTTACTTATTACACTGGTTAGCAACATATTTATTCATGCTCAATCTAATAATTTTGCATTAGCTGAAAATTATTTTAGAAATAATGAATTTGAAAAAGCTACTCAGATTTATAAAGAGCTAGTTAACAAAAGTCCTTACAATACTACTTATTTAAAGCGGTTAATTTCTTGCTATCAAGAAACCGATCAGTTTAAAATAGCAACAGACTTATTAAATACTAAGATAAAACAGCGACCATCACTCACTTTTTTAAATGTAATTATTGGTTATAATTATGAGCGTCAGCAACAAACTGATTTAGCTGAAAAATTTTATAAAAAAGCTATTAAATCTATTTCAAAAAAATCAGGTTATGGTGGTACAATTGCTAACTTATTCAAAGGGTACAATAAATTAGATTTAGCTATAGAAGCATACAAAAAAGCTTCTGAAAGTAATAAGAATCTCCATTACGAATTTCAAATAGCGCAAATTCACGGAGAAAAAGGAGATTTCGCTTTAATGTTCGATGAATACATTAATTTTTTAGATCACAACGAAAACTACCTCAACACAATTAAAAGTTTTACAGCTAAATATATTACAGACGATAGTGAGAATGAAAATAATATTCTTTTCAAAAAAACATTACTTCGTAAATCTGCAAGTAATCCAAAAAATATTTGGAATGACTTACTAAGCTGGTTATTCATAACTCAAAAAGAGTACGGAAAAGCTTTAATTCAAAACAAAGCTTTATATCAGAGAGATAATGATAAATTGATTAAAATTTATGATTTAGGAGAAATTGCTTTTGAGAACAAAGATTATGAAACTGCAAAAAAATGTTTTGATTTCACCATAGAAAAATCAAATTATGCAGAAGATAAGTTCAGTGCAATTTTAATGAATTTAAAAATTGCAATAGCTACAAATGCGGAAAATATAGAAACCGAATTTCAAAATGTTTTCAAAGAGTTTGGTGTAAATCGAAATACATTTTCGATCCAAGTTGCTTATGCAGATTATCTAACGTTTGAAAAAAACGAACCAGAGGAAGCAAAAAAAGTACTTGAAAAAGCGTTGAGTTTTTCTGAAAATAGATATCAAAAAGCAAATGTAAAATTAAAATTAGCAGATGTGCTGGTGTATCAAAACACGTTCAACAAAGCTTTAATTTATTTTTCGCAAGTACAATCTCAATTTAAAAATCATGAATTAGGACAAAAAGCACGTTATAAAGTTGCACAAACCTCATATTTTAAAGGTGATTTTAAATGGGCAAAAGCACAACTTAAAGTTTTAAAAGGATCAACTAGTCAACTAATAGCTAACGATGCGGCAGATTTATTTTTAATTATATCTGATAATCAACCTAAAGATAGTTTACCTAGTGGTTTAGCGTCTTATGCAAAAGCAGATTTATTAGCATATCAAAATAAGAATGATGAAGCCATGAATTTGTTAGATGGTGTTATATCAGAATTTAAAGGTCAACCAATAGAAGATGAAGCTTTATTTAAAAAAGCAGAATTATTCACCAAAAAGAAAAAGTTTGATGAAGCTATTTTAGCATATGCAAAAATATTAGAAATCGATCAAAAAGGAATTTTAGCTGATGATGTGTACTATAATGTTGCAGAACTTTACAATAATGAGCTAAATAATCCTGAAAAAGCAAAAGAATATTACCAAAAAATAATTTTTGATTATCCGTCAAGCATTTATTTAGTAGATGCTAGAAAGAAATTTAGAAAATTAAGAGGTGATACTATATAA
- the serS gene encoding serine--tRNA ligase, whose product MLQVQFIRDNKDVVLEGLAKRNFANAEAIINNVLQLDETRRSTQVSLDNVLADSNKLSKEIGMLFKSGEVQKANLLKEKTSQLKENGKELTEQLNDVTTKLQDVLYQIPNVPHASVVAGTSEEDNEEVYKEGTIPDLGEKALPHWELAKKYDIIDFDLGAKISGAGFPVYKGKGARLQRALINYFLDKNTSAGYNEVQVPHLVNEASGFGTGQLPDKEGQMYHVTADDLYLIPTAEVPITNLYRGSLVKEADLPITLTGYTPCFRREAGSYGAHVRGLNRLHQFDKVEIVRVEKPENSYEALNGMVEHIKGILRELKLPYRILRLCGGDTGFTAALTFDFELYSTAQERWLEISSASNFETFQANRLKLRYKNNEGKNQLAHTLNGSSLALPRVLAAILENYQTAEGIKIPEVLVPYCGFEMID is encoded by the coding sequence ATGTTACAAGTTCAGTTTATTCGAGACAACAAAGATGTTGTATTAGAAGGTCTAGCAAAAAGGAATTTTGCTAACGCAGAAGCTATTATTAATAATGTTTTACAACTTGACGAAACTAGAAGATCTACTCAAGTTTCTTTAGATAATGTATTAGCTGATTCTAATAAACTGTCCAAAGAAATAGGTATGCTCTTTAAATCTGGTGAAGTTCAGAAAGCAAATCTTTTAAAAGAAAAAACTAGTCAGTTAAAAGAAAATGGAAAAGAGCTTACAGAGCAATTAAACGATGTAACAACGAAACTTCAAGACGTATTATATCAAATTCCTAATGTTCCTCACGCTTCAGTTGTTGCTGGAACTTCGGAAGAAGATAACGAAGAAGTTTATAAAGAAGGAACTATTCCTGATTTAGGAGAAAAAGCACTTCCTCACTGGGAACTTGCTAAGAAATACGATATTATAGATTTTGATTTGGGCGCAAAAATTTCTGGTGCTGGTTTTCCTGTCTATAAAGGAAAAGGTGCTCGTTTACAACGTGCTTTAATTAATTATTTTTTAGATAAAAACACAAGCGCAGGTTATAACGAAGTTCAAGTCCCTCATTTAGTGAATGAAGCTTCTGGATTTGGAACAGGTCAATTACCTGATAAAGAAGGTCAAATGTACCATGTGACTGCTGATGATTTATATTTAATTCCTACTGCCGAAGTTCCTATCACAAATTTATACAGAGGATCTTTAGTTAAAGAAGCAGATTTACCTATCACATTAACAGGTTACACTCCTTGTTTCCGTAGAGAAGCAGGTAGTTATGGTGCACATGTACGTGGTTTAAATCGTTTACACCAATTTGATAAAGTTGAAATTGTTAGAGTTGAAAAGCCAGAAAATTCTTACGAAGCTTTAAATGGAATGGTTGAACACATAAAAGGAATTTTAAGAGAATTAAAATTACCATATCGAATTTTAAGATTATGTGGTGGAGATACTGGATTTACAGCTGCTTTAACTTTTGATTTTGAATTGTATTCTACAGCTCAAGAAAGGTGGTTAGAAATCAGTTCAGCTTCTAACTTTGAAACGTTTCAAGCAAATCGCTTAAAATTACGTTATAAAAATAATGAAGGTAAAAATCAATTAGCGCATACTCTTAATGGAAGTTCTCTTGCTTTACCAAGAGTATTGGCAGCTATTTTAGAAAATTATCAAACTGCTGAAGGAATAAAAATACCAGAAGTATTGGTACCTTATTGCGGGTTTGAAATGATAGATTAA
- a CDS encoding bifunctional riboflavin kinase/FAD synthetase, translating into METVYSISDFTPTQETYVTIGTFDGVHIGHQKIIKKLVDEAKNNGKKSVLLTFFPHPRMVLQKEASVKLINTIEERTELLEKIGLDYLIIHPFSKEFSRLTALDFVRDILVNQLKISKLIIGYDHHFGKNREGNIEQLTEFSHIYNFKVEEIPAQDIDSVAVSSTKIRNALKNGNLKTANNYLGYNFILAGKVVTGNNLGNKIGFPTANITIKEDYKLIPKAGVYLVKSEIKDNCFYGMMNIGNRPTIDGTHQTIEVNFFDFSENLYDKTITTELIYFIREEQKFNSIEALTKQLELDKKFCLNYIDNNL; encoded by the coding sequence TTGGAAACAGTTTACTCTATTTCAGATTTCACTCCAACTCAAGAAACTTATGTAACTATTGGTACTTTTGATGGAGTTCATATTGGACATCAAAAGATAATAAAAAAACTAGTAGATGAGGCTAAGAACAACGGTAAAAAATCTGTATTACTTACGTTTTTTCCACACCCTAGAATGGTACTTCAGAAAGAAGCTTCTGTTAAATTGATAAATACAATTGAAGAACGTACTGAATTACTTGAAAAAATTGGATTGGATTATTTAATTATTCATCCCTTTAGTAAAGAGTTTTCTAGATTAACAGCTCTTGATTTTGTTCGTGATATTTTAGTGAATCAACTAAAAATTTCAAAATTAATCATTGGTTATGATCATCACTTTGGAAAAAACAGAGAGGGAAATATTGAGCAATTAACTGAATTTTCTCATATCTATAATTTTAAAGTTGAAGAGATTCCTGCTCAAGATATAGATAGTGTAGCTGTAAGTTCTACAAAAATTAGAAATGCTCTAAAAAATGGAAATCTAAAAACAGCAAACAATTATTTAGGATACAATTTTATTTTAGCTGGAAAAGTTGTTACTGGCAATAACTTAGGAAACAAAATAGGTTTTCCTACTGCTAACATCACCATAAAAGAAGACTACAAATTAATTCCTAAGGCTGGGGTCTATCTTGTAAAATCTGAAATTAAAGATAATTGTTTTTACGGGATGATGAATATTGGTAATAGACCAACTATAGATGGTACACATCAAACTATAGAAGTTAATTTCTTTGATTTTTCAGAAAACCTATATGATAAAACAATTACAACAGAATTAATATACTTTATCAGAGAAGAACAAAAGTTTAATTCAATAGAAGCCTTGACGAAACAATTAGAACTTGACAAAAAGTTTTGTTTAAATTACATTGATAATAATCTATAA
- a CDS encoding TonB-dependent receptor, with protein sequence MMKKLLLAAFLLLSSSLMIAQTTITGTVNDASLGGPLPGADIKISRKAVGTTTDFDGKFTLVVNDKPPFTLEISSLGYQTQKVEITKNNQVVTVALKENATALDEVVVSASRTPERIMESPVTVERFDSRAIKNTSSPSFYDGLENLKGVDINTNSLTFKSVNTRGFATFANTRFMQLVDGMDNSSPALNFALGNLLGLSELDVKSVELLPGASSALYGANAFNGIMFMTSKSPFDDAGVSFVAKTGFTSQQAAGDNEFYDVSMRMAHTFSDYFAAKATFSYLKGTEWFATDDRNTLNGDYTFGNRESDPNYDGLNVYGDEVSTNLGGAIGEVSRTGYNESELMDYDARSMKFGASLHYRPLGNDRLEIIWNSKYGRGNTIYQGANRYYIKNFFMEQHKLEFRGKYFFVRGYLTSEDAGDSYDTRFTAINLNRAWKGDRAWFQDYAAAYLGADPRVQASNHQIARDYADGYINNGTTRIARNDGSGVRPDAGTPEFNRLFQQVIADPDLATGSKFQDESQIRHVDANLNLKEYIDFAEVQVGGSYREYLLNSQGTIYTDFDGPITYDEYGVYTQIQKKLMDDRLKLTGSIRYDKAQNFDGNFSPRISVAYAAGESKNHNFRASFQTGFRNPTTQDQYIGLDVGRAFLVGSAPDNLDRYVTPQIDLSGNGTAITGLPSIAITGRAGYENAFSATSAQVFAQTGNVSDLVVADVGLVKPEKVTAFEVGYRSAIPTGDNKLSVDLSVYYNEYEDFIANENVVAPLYGNVNLSDTAPIGPGGAPVPLAIASLANGDTAVFNTYTNTDSDISSYGATIGLNTKIFNGFNVGLNYTLSKFDFDQSTDPDFEAGFNTPEHKIKLQFGHNNLFENFGFNINARWQDEYLWESTFHDAVIDSRTVLDAQINYRIPSIKSIIKVGGANLTGKEYLSAPGVGAIGSQYFISWTINN encoded by the coding sequence ATGATGAAAAAATTATTATTAGCTGCCTTTCTGTTATTGAGCAGCTCATTAATGATTGCACAAACCACCATTACTGGTACGGTAAATGATGCATCTCTTGGTGGTCCTCTACCAGGAGCAGATATTAAAATTTCTAGAAAAGCAGTAGGTACCACTACTGATTTTGATGGGAAGTTTACATTAGTAGTAAATGACAAACCACCATTTACTCTTGAGATCTCTTCTTTAGGATATCAAACTCAAAAAGTAGAAATCACAAAAAACAATCAAGTAGTTACTGTTGCTTTAAAGGAGAACGCTACAGCTTTAGATGAAGTAGTTGTTTCGGCTTCGAGAACTCCTGAAAGAATTATGGAATCTCCAGTAACAGTGGAGCGATTTGATTCTAGAGCAATTAAAAATACTTCTTCGCCTTCTTTCTATGATGGTTTAGAAAACCTAAAAGGTGTAGACATTAATACAAATAGTTTAACCTTTAAGTCTGTTAATACCAGAGGTTTTGCAACATTTGCAAATACACGTTTTATGCAATTAGTGGATGGAATGGATAATTCATCACCTGCATTAAACTTTGCTTTAGGTAACTTATTAGGGTTATCAGAGCTAGATGTAAAGAGTGTAGAATTACTTCCTGGAGCATCGTCTGCATTATATGGTGCAAATGCTTTTAACGGTATTATGTTTATGACTAGTAAAAGTCCGTTTGATGATGCTGGTGTTAGTTTTGTCGCAAAAACAGGTTTTACAAGTCAGCAAGCAGCTGGAGATAATGAGTTTTATGATGTTAGTATGAGAATGGCTCACACTTTTAGTGACTATTTTGCTGCTAAAGCAACTTTTTCATATTTAAAAGGTACGGAATGGTTCGCAACTGATGATCGTAATACTTTAAATGGAGACTATACTTTCGGAAACAGAGAGTCTGATCCAAACTATGATGGTTTAAATGTTTATGGTGATGAAGTGTCTACCAATTTAGGTGGTGCAATTGGTGAAGTAAGTAGAACTGGTTATAACGAAAGTGAATTAATGGATTATGATGCTAGAAGTATGAAGTTTGGAGCATCTTTACATTACAGACCTTTAGGAAATGACCGTTTAGAAATTATATGGAACTCTAAATATGGTAGAGGTAATACGATTTACCAAGGTGCAAACCGTTACTACATTAAGAACTTCTTTATGGAGCAACATAAATTAGAATTTAGAGGTAAGTATTTCTTCGTTAGAGGATATTTAACTTCTGAAGATGCTGGAGATTCTTACGATACTAGATTTACAGCTATAAATTTAAACAGAGCATGGAAAGGTGATAGAGCATGGTTCCAAGATTATGCAGCAGCTTACCTAGGAGCAGATCCAAGAGTTCAAGCTTCAAATCATCAAATCGCAAGAGATTATGCTGATGGATATATCAATAATGGAACAACAAGAATTGCACGTAATGATGGATCTGGAGTTAGACCAGATGCCGGAACACCTGAATTCAATAGATTATTCCAACAAGTTATTGCTGATCCAGACTTAGCAACTGGTTCAAAGTTTCAAGATGAATCTCAGATTCGTCATGTAGATGCAAATCTTAACTTAAAAGAGTACATCGATTTTGCTGAAGTTCAAGTAGGAGGTTCTTACAGAGAATATTTATTAAACTCTCAAGGTACTATTTATACTGATTTTGATGGACCTATTACTTACGATGAATATGGTGTTTATACACAAATTCAAAAGAAATTGATGGATGATAGATTAAAGTTAACAGGATCTATCAGATACGATAAAGCTCAAAACTTCGATGGGAATTTCTCTCCAAGAATTTCTGTAGCTTATGCTGCTGGAGAAAGTAAGAATCACAACTTTAGAGCATCTTTTCAAACAGGATTTAGAAATCCAACTACTCAAGATCAATACATTGGTTTAGATGTTGGTAGAGCTTTCTTAGTAGGTTCTGCTCCAGATAATTTAGATCGTTATGTTACTCCGCAAATTGATTTAAGTGGTAACGGTACGGCAATAACAGGATTACCAAGTATAGCTATTACTGGTAGAGCAGGATATGAGAACGCATTCTCAGCTACTTCTGCTCAAGTATTTGCTCAAACAGGAAATGTTTCTGATTTAGTAGTTGCAGATGTTGGTTTAGTAAAACCAGAAAAAGTAACTGCTTTTGAAGTAGGTTATCGTTCTGCTATTCCAACAGGGGATAATAAATTAAGTGTAGATTTAAGTGTGTATTATAACGAATATGAAGATTTTATTGCAAATGAAAATGTAGTAGCTCCTTTATATGGAAATGTAAATTTATCTGATACAGCTCCAATTGGACCAGGAGGTGCTCCAGTGCCATTGGCAATTGCTTCTTTAGCGAATGGAGATACAGCTGTATTTAACACTTATACTAATACAGATTCAGATATTAGTTCTTACGGTGCTACTATTGGATTGAATACTAAAATATTTAATGGTTTTAACGTAGGTTTAAACTATACATTATCTAAGTTTGATTTTGACCAGTCTACTGACCCTGATTTTGAAGCTGGTTTTAATACACCTGAACACAAAATCAAATTACAATTTGGACATAATAATTTATTTGAGAACTTCGGATTTAATATTAATGCGAGATGGCAAGATGAGTATTTATGGGAGTCTACTTTCCATGATGCTGTAATCGATTCTCGTACAGTATTAGATGCTCAAATTAACTATAGAATTCCTTCAATCAAATCAATAATCAAAGTTGGAGGAGCGAACTTAACAGGAAAAGAGTACTTAAGTGCACCTGGTGTTGGAGCGATTGGATCTCAGTACTTTATCTCATGGACAATTAATAACTAA